A section of the Dromaius novaehollandiae isolate bDroNov1 chromosome 6, bDroNov1.hap1, whole genome shotgun sequence genome encodes:
- the C6H10orf105 gene encoding uncharacterized protein C10orf105 homolog yields the protein MSTEDVANGTSPAPTLLGFLVSTTAPVPPSTASPEKADPLPIIVALVCIFLLLASCLVFVALCKPAALDGSRYGPRECMPYHAEDASEPQLRLWKRLGSLRRSLGSFRRSRPVSQSQHACPRRPPARRDWDSVESTKM from the coding sequence ATGAGCACGGAGGACGTTGCCAACGGGACCTCTCCCGCTCCCACCCTCCTTGGCTTTCTGGTTTCAACCACCGCACCGGTGCCACCAAGCACTGCATCGCCGGAGAAGGCAGACCCGCTGCCCATCATCGTCGCGCTCGTCTgcatcttcctcctcctggccAGCTGCCTCGTCTTCGTCGCCCTCTGCAAGCCGGCGGCCCTGGACGGCTCGCGCTACGGGCCGCGCGAGTGCATGCCCTACCACGCGGAGGACGCCAGCGAGCCCCAGCTGCGGCTCTGGAAGCGGCTGGGCTCCCTGCGCCGCTCCCTCGGCAGCTTCCGCAGGAGCCGGCCCGTCTCCCAGAGCCAGCACGCCTGCCCCAGGAGACCCCCCGCCCGCCGCGACTGGGACTCGGTGGAGTCCACCAAAATGTGA
- the VSIR gene encoding V-type immunoglobulin domain-containing suppressor of T-cell activation isoform X2, which produces MEATPGPGGLLAALCLLAAHGRAAALVVTAPYALCVCPAGHNVTLTCRVAGPLADRHDLLYKTWYFSSNGDQSCSDKTHIRNVTEKELHRDLAKHRGPPANATGRAPHGEPAGRRGVELLPDHHGAFHIVVTNLTPGDSGNYCCYAVEARREHGKPHTLQVAHGVVELQIRQGRGAPQNCTFHTATSKDITAAALATGACIVGILCLPLILLLIYKQRQAVSNRRAHELVRMESAQGIENPVFEAAPSTETWPRAPLAYAPARHTSESGRHLLAEPSTPLSPPGPGDCFFPTLEPVPDSPSAPKA; this is translated from the exons ATGGAGGCgacccccgggcccggcgggctgCTGGCCGCGCTCTGCCTGCTCGCTGCCCACG GCAGGGCGGCAGCCTTGGTGGTCACCGCGCCGTACGCGCTCTGCGTCTGCCCCGCGGGGCACAACGTCACGCTGACGTGCCGCGTGGCCGGGCCGCTCGCCGACCGCCACGACCTGCTCTACAAGACCTGGTACTTCAGCAGCAACGGCGACCAGAGCTGCTCCGACAAGACGCACATCCGCAACGTCACCGAGAAGGAGCTCCACCGCGACCTGGCCAAGCACCGCGGGCCGCCGGCCAACGCCACCGGCCGAGCCCCCCACGGCGAGCCGGCGGGCCGCCGCGGCGTGGAGCTCCTGCCCGACCACCACGGCGCCTTCCACATCGTGGTGACCAACCTGACGCCGGGCGACAGCGGCAACTACTGCTGCTACGCGGTGGAGGCCCGCCGGGAGCACGGCAAGCCCCACACGCTGCAGGTGGCCCACGGCGTCGTGGAGCTGCAGATCCGGCAGG GCAGAGGAGCGCCGCAAAACTGCACGTTTCACACCGCCACCAGCAAAG ACATCACGGCCGCCGCGCTGGCGACGGGGGCCTGCATCGTGGGCATCCTCTGCCTGcccctcatcctcctcctcatctaCAAGCAGAGACAAGCGGTCAGCAACAGGC GCGCTCACGAGCTGGTACGGATGGAGAG cgcccAAGGCATCGAGAACCCCGTCTTCGAGGCTGCGCCCAGCACCGAGACGTGGCCCCGGGCGCCGCTGGCCTACGCGCCCGCCCGGCACACCTCCGAGTCCGGCCGGCACCTCCTCGCCGAGCCCAGCACCCCGCTgtcgccgccgggccccggcgacTGCTTCTTCCCCACGCTGG AGCCTGTTCCCGACTCCCCGAGCGCCCCGAAGGCCTAG
- the VSIR gene encoding V-type immunoglobulin domain-containing suppressor of T-cell activation isoform X1, which produces MEATPGPGGLLAALCLLAAHGRAAALVVTAPYALCVCPAGHNVTLTCRVAGPLADRHDLLYKTWYFSSNGDQSCSDKTHIRNVTEKELHRDLAKHRGPPANATGRAPHGEPAGRRGVELLPDHHGAFHIVVTNLTPGDSGNYCCYAVEARREHGKPHTLQVAHGVVELQIRQGRGAPQNCTFHTATSKDITAAALATGACIVGILCLPLILLLIYKQRQAVSNRRAHELVRMESSAQGIENPVFEAAPSTETWPRAPLAYAPARHTSESGRHLLAEPSTPLSPPGPGDCFFPTLEPVPDSPSAPKA; this is translated from the exons ATGGAGGCgacccccgggcccggcgggctgCTGGCCGCGCTCTGCCTGCTCGCTGCCCACG GCAGGGCGGCAGCCTTGGTGGTCACCGCGCCGTACGCGCTCTGCGTCTGCCCCGCGGGGCACAACGTCACGCTGACGTGCCGCGTGGCCGGGCCGCTCGCCGACCGCCACGACCTGCTCTACAAGACCTGGTACTTCAGCAGCAACGGCGACCAGAGCTGCTCCGACAAGACGCACATCCGCAACGTCACCGAGAAGGAGCTCCACCGCGACCTGGCCAAGCACCGCGGGCCGCCGGCCAACGCCACCGGCCGAGCCCCCCACGGCGAGCCGGCGGGCCGCCGCGGCGTGGAGCTCCTGCCCGACCACCACGGCGCCTTCCACATCGTGGTGACCAACCTGACGCCGGGCGACAGCGGCAACTACTGCTGCTACGCGGTGGAGGCCCGCCGGGAGCACGGCAAGCCCCACACGCTGCAGGTGGCCCACGGCGTCGTGGAGCTGCAGATCCGGCAGG GCAGAGGAGCGCCGCAAAACTGCACGTTTCACACCGCCACCAGCAAAG ACATCACGGCCGCCGCGCTGGCGACGGGGGCCTGCATCGTGGGCATCCTCTGCCTGcccctcatcctcctcctcatctaCAAGCAGAGACAAGCGGTCAGCAACAGGC GCGCTCACGAGCTGGTACGGATGGAGAG cagcgcccAAGGCATCGAGAACCCCGTCTTCGAGGCTGCGCCCAGCACCGAGACGTGGCCCCGGGCGCCGCTGGCCTACGCGCCCGCCCGGCACACCTCCGAGTCCGGCCGGCACCTCCTCGCCGAGCCCAGCACCCCGCTgtcgccgccgggccccggcgacTGCTTCTTCCCCACGCTGG AGCCTGTTCCCGACTCCCCGAGCGCCCCGAAGGCCTAG